In Haliotis asinina isolate JCU_RB_2024 chromosome 16, JCU_Hal_asi_v2, whole genome shotgun sequence, the following are encoded in one genomic region:
- the LOC137268893 gene encoding neuroligin-4, X-linked-like translates to MASKLWLVLCLCPLTMAGPTVTSSWGTVEGVVKTSPGGRKYNAYLGIPYALPPVGDLRFKKSQPNPGPSGTFKARAFGPACPQLGSEPQDEDCLTINVFTPTLTSTVKRPVMVWIHGGGFQAGSAVKYDPWKMVTEGDVVVVTLQYRLNVLGFLSTGNAILPGNYGLWDMKLALQWVQDNIEDYGGNSSHVTLFGESAGSKAGSYLFLSMKTKGLFQKVIMQSGSATGYFSFRSNPREVAVALGKRVKCVPDTPGYDPPDKNLLDCFQNMTVSTLVKNSIPNLGLAYFSADFTWSPVVDHDFVMDNPRFMIHDPAHLERVGFYDLDLMVGVNNQEGGYMVKMASRYGQIHNTTALTTIRTQKYYKTKLIPLILGRLCGKFDSRSVDVIMNGYIAKDYPQTKLLTLYDVMNTQSDASIVAPSVEVANAHGRLANRGKTYFYLFDHFPSFLANYSGLRGMVHARDLMYSFGISAADVLSSYHSNVSQVEYQLSSTFVAIYTNFANSSDPNPAVKGRLARAWPQYDVTNQYFLSLSTKMAVRSHVYPKRVSTWLEALPKADRHCMARSDTSSPGIIVG, encoded by the exons ATGGCGTCTAAATTATGGCTAGTCCTGTGTCTGTGTCCGCTAACTATGGCTGGACCGACTGTGACTTCATCGTGGGGGACAGTTGAAGGGGTGGTAAAGACGTCCCCGGGAGGTCGGAAGTACAACGCCTACTTGGGAATACCGTATGCATTGCCACCTGTCGGCGACCTTAGATTCAAGAAGTCACAACCAAACCCAGGTCCCTCTGGAACCTTTAAAGCAAGGGCATTTGGTCCCGCTTGTCCACAGTTGG GCTCCGAACCTCAGGATGAAGACTGCCTGACCATCAACGTCTTCACGCCTACACTGACGTCAACTGTCAAGCGTCCAGTGATGGTGTGGATACACGGGGGCGGCTTCCAGGCTGGGTCAGCCGTCAAGTATGACCCCTGGAAGATGGTGACGGAAGGTGACGTCGTGGTCGTCACCTTGCAGTACAGACTCAACGTCCTCGGCTTCCTCAGCACTGGAAACGCCATCTTACCTGGCAACTACGGCCTTTGGGACATGAAGCTTGCCTTGCAGTGGGTTCAAGATAACATTGAGGATTACGGAGGGAATTCCAGCCATGTGACACTCTTCGGTGAATCTGCAGGATCTAAAGCAGGATCTTATCTCTTCCTCTCGATGAAGACAAAGGGGTTATTTCAGAAGGTCATTATGCAAAGCGGATCTGCTACAGGGTATTTCTCTTTCCGAAGCAATCCTAGAGAAGTAGCGGTTGCTCTTGGTAAACGCGTTAAATGTGTACCCGATACTCCGGGGTATGATCCGCCAGACAAGAACCTTCTGGACTGCTTCCAGAACATGACAGTGTCCACTTTGGTCAAGAACTCCATTCCGAATCTTGGCCTGGCCTACTTCTCGGCCGACTTTACCTGGTCTCCGGTTGTGGATCATGACTTTGTCATGGACAACCCGAGGTTCATGATCCATGACCCTGCCCATCTGGAGCGCGTGGGTTTctatgaccttgacctcatgGTGGGGGTGAACAACCAGGAAGGGGGGTACATGGTGAAGATGGCGTCCAGGTATGGTCAGATCCACAACACGACAGCTCTGACCACCATTAGGACTCAGAAGTACTACAAGACAAAGCTGATTCCTCTTATCCTTGGGCGTCTCTGTGGAAAATTTGACAGCCGCAGTGTTGACGTAATCATGAACGGCTACATTGCAAAAGACTACCCTCAGACGAAGCTTCTGACGctctatgacgtcatgaacacgCAGAGTGACGCTTCGATTGTCGCGCCGTCTGTAGAAGTGGCTAATGCACACGGTCGTCTTGCAAACAGAGGCAAGACGTACTTCTATCTCTTTGACCATTTTCCTTCATTCCTGGCAAATTACAGCGGTCTTAGAGGAATGGTGCATGCACGGGATCTCATGTATTCGTTTGGGATCAGTGCGGCGGATGTTCTCAGCAGTTACCATAGCAACGTCAGTCAAGTAGAATATCAACTCTCATCAACGTTTGTTGCAATATATACGAACTTTGCAAACAGCAG TGATCCCAATCCCGCAGTAAAAGGTCGGCTGGCACGTGCTTGGCCTCAGTATGACGTCACCAACCAGTACTTCCTGTCGTTGTCAACCAAGATGGCGGTCAGGAGTCACGTGTATCCAAAGCGTGTGTCAACGTGGCTGGAGGCTCTTCCCAAAGCAGATCGTCACTGTATGGCGAGGAGTGACACAAGTTCACCTGGTATAATTGTTGGATAG